One segment of Streptomyces sp. NBC_00576 DNA contains the following:
- a CDS encoding cation diffusion facilitator family transporter, protein MSSSDRRTRVTVLVALGANLLIAVAKAVGGLVSGSPALLSEAAHSVADSFNEVFLLAALRRSRRPADRRHPFGYGKERFFWSLLAAVGIFVMGGCFSFFQGVEAFRSDAEESFGGYVAGLVVLGVALLAEGGSLLRAVHQARGEVGKGTRDTKGALRDPALRTVIAEDGTAVLGVTLALAGMALHMVTGQVVWEASASLAIGVLLVCVAFWLGRDARAQLIGEAADPELSREIHALLAAQPEIDSVEALFTMKTGLDSTLVAARIDLVPGLDSERVEEVAVRIKRSVAHAVPEAGEIFLDVTDAAAQEAARSPAATGERGGA, encoded by the coding sequence ATGTCGTCATCGGACCGGCGTACGCGCGTGACCGTGCTGGTGGCGCTGGGCGCCAATCTGCTGATCGCCGTCGCCAAGGCCGTGGGCGGCCTCGTCAGCGGGTCGCCCGCGCTCCTGTCCGAGGCCGCGCACTCCGTGGCCGACAGCTTCAACGAGGTGTTCCTGCTCGCCGCCCTGCGCCGCAGCCGCCGCCCCGCTGACCGGCGGCATCCCTTCGGCTACGGCAAGGAACGGTTCTTCTGGTCGCTGCTCGCGGCCGTCGGCATCTTCGTCATGGGCGGCTGCTTCTCGTTCTTCCAGGGCGTGGAGGCGTTCAGGAGCGACGCGGAGGAGTCCTTCGGCGGCTATGTGGCGGGTCTGGTCGTGCTCGGGGTGGCGCTGCTCGCGGAGGGCGGCTCCCTGCTGCGGGCCGTGCACCAGGCGCGTGGTGAGGTCGGGAAGGGCACAAGGGACACCAAGGGCGCTCTGCGGGACCCCGCCCTGCGTACGGTGATCGCCGAGGACGGTACCGCCGTGCTCGGCGTGACGCTCGCACTCGCGGGCATGGCCCTGCACATGGTCACCGGGCAGGTCGTGTGGGAGGCGTCCGCGTCCCTCGCCATCGGGGTGCTGCTCGTCTGCGTCGCCTTCTGGCTGGGCCGGGACGCGCGGGCCCAGCTCATCGGCGAGGCCGCCGACCCGGAGCTGAGCCGCGAGATCCACGCCCTGCTGGCGGCCCAGCCCGAGATCGACAGCGTGGAGGCGCTGTTCACCATGAAGACAGGGCTCGACTCCACGCTGGTCGCTGCTCGGATCGATCTCGTCCCCGGTCTCGACAGCGAGCGGGTCGAGGAGGTCGCCGTACGCATCAAGCGCTCCGTCGCCCACGCGGTCCCCGAGGCCGGCGAGATCTTCCTCGACGTGACCGACGCGGCCGCGCAGGAGGCAGCGCGGAGCCCCGCCGCGACGGGGGAGCGCGGCGGGGCCTGA
- a CDS encoding VOC family protein — MTLVTAGVVVLDCAEPEKLAAFYKELLAAEETDATANRIEIRGAEGTRMAFRRDVNATPPSWPRPENSLQVHLDFRVEDLDEVERKVIGLGGRPLETKDAGAAYEERGYADPAGHSFTLFRVVPTAPKQH, encoded by the coding sequence ATGACCTTGGTGACAGCAGGCGTCGTGGTGCTGGACTGTGCCGAACCCGAGAAGCTCGCCGCCTTCTACAAGGAACTGCTGGCGGCCGAGGAGACGGACGCCACCGCCAACCGCATCGAGATCAGGGGCGCCGAGGGAACCCGGATGGCGTTCCGCCGTGATGTGAACGCCACCCCGCCGAGCTGGCCGCGCCCCGAGAACTCCCTCCAGGTCCACCTCGACTTCCGGGTGGAGGATCTCGACGAGGTGGAACGCAAGGTGATCGGGCTCGGCGGGCGCCCGCTGGAGACGAAGGACGCCGGCGCGGCGTACGAGGAGCGGGGGTACGCCGACCCGGCAGGCCACTCCTTCACCCTCTTCCGGGTGGTGCCGACGGCCCCCAAACAGCATTGA
- a CDS encoding TetR/AcrR family transcriptional regulator gives MSERVVPPAARRRRRPTKQGVVLSEELIVETAMRLLGEHGAEALSVRRLGRALGADPSALYRYFRDTDELMLAIADELIGRTLRTWRPSGDWLADLRDLGLRMHAGALAQPQAAVLSSYRVTGRAYEIQAVETALGVLRGAGFPDAEAVWIYHAFVDQSLAFGALDSANVALPKAAREAETAVWRATYARLPADTHPHINATARHLVRDMRHSSYPAALDLFLTAAATRLAQLTAPGDSQPV, from the coding sequence GTGAGCGAACGTGTCGTCCCGCCCGCCGCCCGGCGTCGCCGGCGCCCCACCAAACAGGGCGTCGTCCTCTCCGAGGAACTGATCGTCGAGACGGCGATGAGGCTGCTCGGAGAACACGGCGCCGAGGCCCTCTCCGTGCGCCGCCTCGGCCGAGCCCTCGGCGCCGACCCGAGCGCCCTGTACCGCTATTTCCGGGACACCGACGAGCTGATGCTCGCCATCGCCGACGAGCTGATCGGCCGTACGCTGCGCACCTGGCGTCCCAGCGGCGACTGGCTCGCCGACCTGCGGGACCTCGGCCTGCGGATGCACGCCGGAGCGCTCGCGCAACCACAGGCGGCGGTACTCAGCTCGTACCGGGTGACCGGACGGGCGTACGAGATCCAGGCCGTGGAGACCGCCCTCGGCGTGCTGCGCGGCGCCGGGTTCCCGGACGCCGAGGCGGTATGGATCTACCACGCCTTCGTCGACCAGTCGCTCGCCTTCGGCGCCCTCGACTCGGCGAACGTGGCGCTGCCGAAGGCCGCGCGCGAGGCGGAGACGGCCGTGTGGCGGGCGACCTACGCCCGGCTGCCCGCCGACACCCACCCGCACATCAATGCGACCGCCCGCCACCTCGTGAGGGACATGCGCCACAGCTCCTACCCGGCGGCCCTCGACCTCTTCCTGACGGCGGCGGCGACCCGCCTCGCGCAACTCACCGCGCCCGGCGACTCACAGCCCGTGTGA
- a CDS encoding APC family permease, with product MTDTQPYGAAPPAPAASPTQPALRKSLGMLDGVAIAASSTAATTSIGIGLGVTAGVVGLHLPAIMLLAFLPILGIAGAFSRLNRVEPNAGNGYVWVGRSLSPWLGFMVGWVNIVASVVFLAYTTAVTGSAVIQLAGDAGLHRVAGLTLDPGSTAQTTGVGILVLVAVTLTAVSGIRTAARLQGGLLIFEYVVLLGFCGYGIVAGPHPFSLSWFDPFQIPSASALAQGMLLSVFCYWGFEAAFSVNEEVTDPRQASRAGITTLVTMLGLFLLGSIAFQRVLSEGELAGHGAEGLAFFGNRLADQPLAALPLVALMFSAVASLQAGVIPTARSMFAMSRDRTLGPAWSRVSPKYGTPAAGTLMIGAVAAAVAVLALVIPRLADMILAAVNAIGMVVALSYALTALAAAVRFRGLLRENWRDGVRAVVLPTLSAATLLGLGGYLGWSFYTSADHLELSPDNGWFLLLVPSLMVASGFLAAAWAKWGRKSPYFSTGRGTDADAPQLLAVKEPSSAR from the coding sequence ATGACCGATACCCAGCCCTACGGAGCTGCCCCACCCGCGCCTGCCGCGTCGCCCACGCAGCCCGCGCTGCGCAAATCCCTCGGCATGCTGGACGGCGTCGCCATCGCCGCGTCCAGCACGGCGGCGACCACCAGCATCGGCATCGGTCTCGGGGTCACGGCCGGGGTGGTCGGGCTGCATCTGCCCGCCATCATGCTGCTGGCGTTCCTGCCGATCCTGGGCATCGCGGGCGCCTTCTCCCGGCTGAACCGGGTGGAGCCGAACGCGGGCAACGGCTACGTGTGGGTGGGGCGTTCGCTCAGCCCCTGGCTCGGCTTCATGGTCGGCTGGGTGAACATCGTGGCCTCGGTGGTGTTCCTGGCGTACACCACGGCGGTCACCGGCTCGGCGGTGATCCAACTGGCCGGCGACGCGGGCCTGCACCGGGTGGCCGGGCTGACCCTGGACCCGGGGTCGACGGCGCAGACGACCGGCGTCGGCATCCTGGTCCTGGTCGCCGTCACCCTGACCGCGGTCTCCGGCATCAGGACGGCCGCCCGGCTCCAGGGCGGACTGCTGATCTTCGAGTACGTCGTGCTGCTGGGCTTCTGCGGATACGGCATCGTCGCCGGACCGCACCCCTTCAGCCTCAGCTGGTTCGACCCCTTCCAGATCCCCTCGGCGTCGGCGCTCGCCCAGGGCATGCTGCTGTCGGTGTTCTGTTACTGGGGCTTCGAGGCCGCGTTCAGTGTGAACGAGGAGGTGACGGACCCGAGGCAGGCGTCGCGGGCCGGGATCACCACCCTGGTGACGATGCTCGGGCTGTTCCTGCTCGGCTCGATCGCCTTCCAACGGGTGCTGTCGGAGGGCGAGTTGGCGGGCCACGGCGCCGAGGGGCTGGCGTTCTTCGGCAACCGGCTCGCCGACCAGCCGCTGGCCGCGCTGCCGCTCGTCGCGCTGATGTTCTCGGCGGTGGCCTCGCTGCAGGCCGGGGTGATCCCGACGGCGCGCTCGATGTTCGCGATGAGCCGCGACCGTACGCTCGGCCCGGCCTGGTCCCGGGTCAGCCCCAAGTACGGCACCCCGGCGGCCGGCACGCTGATGATCGGCGCGGTGGCGGCGGCCGTCGCCGTGCTCGCCCTGGTCATCCCGCGCCTGGCCGACATGATCCTGGCGGCGGTCAACGCGATCGGCATGGTCGTCGCCCTGTCGTACGCGCTCACCGCACTCGCCGCCGCCGTGCGCTTCCGAGGACTGCTGCGCGAGAACTGGCGGGACGGTGTACGTGCGGTGGTGCTGCCCACGCTGAGCGCGGCCACGCTGCTGGGACTCGGCGGCTATCTCGGCTGGTCCTTCTACACCTCCGCCGACCATCTCGAACTCAGCCCGGACAACGGCTGGTTCCTGCTTCTGGTGCCCTCGCTGATGGTCGCGTCCGGTTTTCTGGCCGCCGCCTGGGCGAAGTGGGGGCGCAAGAGCCCGTACTTCAGCACCGGTCGGGGCACCGACGCGGACGCGCCCCAACTGCTCGCCGTGAAGGAACCGTCGTCGGCACGGTGA
- a CDS encoding amidohydrolase — MRADLLFTGGPVFAPGSPTAVAVTGGRITAVGRDEVHDLIGPGTEVVDLAGRLLLPGFQDAHVHPLPAGLELTQCDLTGTKTAEDTVAVVRAYALAHPEREWITGGGWSMEAFEGGTPTRELLDAVVPDRPVYLPNRDHHGAWVNSRALELAGVSRDTPDPADGRFERDASGEPTGMLQEGAMEYVGRLTPPVTAAERLAALLSAQRRLHSLGVTAWQDALVGSFLGMEDPSETYLAAAQDGSLTARVVGALWWDRERGAEQIPELVERRAALSRGRFRAGSVKLMLDGVAETGTAALLDPYLDKCGCATANRGTSFVDAAELPKFVTQLDALGFQCHFHALGDRAVRDALDAIEAARAANGPSDTRPHLAHLQVVHPDDVPRFARLGAVANIQALWAMHEPQMDDLTIPFLGPERAAWQYPFGALLRSGATLAAGSDWPVSSPDPLQAIHVAVNRAAPGSPSSPVFLPAERIGLTDALTAYTAGSAYANHLDDTGSVRAGALADLTILDRDPYAGPPEAIAETKVALTYVGGERVYAAEGTA; from the coding sequence ATGCGCGCTGACCTCCTCTTCACCGGCGGCCCGGTCTTCGCCCCCGGGAGCCCCACGGCCGTCGCGGTCACCGGCGGCCGGATCACCGCCGTGGGCCGGGACGAGGTGCACGACCTGATCGGGCCGGGGACCGAGGTCGTCGATCTCGCCGGGCGACTGCTCCTGCCCGGCTTCCAGGACGCCCACGTCCATCCGCTGCCGGCCGGTCTTGAGCTGACCCAGTGCGATCTGACGGGCACGAAGACCGCCGAGGACACAGTGGCCGTCGTCCGCGCGTACGCCCTCGCGCACCCTGAGCGGGAGTGGATCACGGGCGGCGGCTGGTCCATGGAGGCCTTCGAAGGGGGCACGCCCACCCGGGAGTTGCTGGACGCCGTGGTCCCGGACCGGCCGGTGTATCTCCCCAACCGGGACCACCACGGGGCCTGGGTCAACAGCCGCGCCCTCGAACTCGCGGGCGTTTCCCGGGACACCCCGGACCCGGCGGACGGCCGCTTCGAGCGGGACGCTTCCGGCGAGCCGACCGGGATGCTCCAGGAAGGAGCCATGGAGTACGTGGGCCGGCTGACCCCGCCGGTCACGGCAGCGGAGCGGCTGGCGGCCCTGCTGTCCGCGCAGCGTCGGCTGCACTCACTCGGTGTCACGGCCTGGCAGGACGCGCTGGTCGGCTCGTTCCTCGGTATGGAGGACCCCTCCGAGACCTATCTCGCCGCCGCCCAGGACGGTTCGCTGACCGCGCGGGTGGTCGGCGCACTGTGGTGGGACCGGGAGCGCGGGGCCGAGCAGATCCCCGAACTCGTGGAGCGGCGGGCCGCGTTGAGCCGGGGCAGGTTCCGGGCGGGCAGCGTGAAGCTGATGCTGGACGGGGTCGCCGAGACGGGCACGGCCGCACTGCTCGACCCGTATCTCGACAAGTGCGGCTGCGCCACGGCCAACCGGGGCACGAGCTTCGTGGACGCGGCCGAACTACCCAAGTTCGTCACGCAGTTGGACGCCCTCGGCTTCCAGTGCCACTTCCACGCGCTGGGCGACCGGGCAGTACGCGACGCCCTGGACGCCATCGAGGCGGCGCGCGCCGCGAACGGGCCGAGCGACACCCGGCCGCATCTGGCCCACCTCCAGGTGGTGCACCCGGACGACGTGCCGCGCTTCGCCCGGCTCGGCGCGGTCGCGAACATCCAAGCACTGTGGGCCATGCACGAACCCCAGATGGACGACCTGACGATCCCCTTCCTCGGCCCCGAACGGGCCGCGTGGCAGTACCCGTTCGGCGCGCTGCTGCGCTCCGGGGCCACCCTGGCCGCGGGCAGCGACTGGCCGGTCAGCAGCCCCGACCCGCTCCAGGCGATCCACGTCGCGGTCAACCGCGCGGCGCCGGGTTCCCCGTCCTCCCCCGTGTTCCTGCCCGCCGAGCGCATCGGCCTGACCGACGCGCTCACGGCGTACACGGCGGGTTCGGCGTACGCCAACCACCTGGACGACACGGGCAGCGTGCGCGCCGGGGCACTGGCCGACCTGACGATCCTGGACCGCGATCCGTACGCCGGGCCGCCCGAAGCGATCGCGGAGACGAAGGTGGCGCTCACCTATGTGGGGGGCGAGCGGGTGTACGCGGCGGAGGGGACCGCCTGA
- a CDS encoding GNAT family N-acetyltransferase yields the protein MTEHTAQDLTVTVRPARADDLPGLVASSTALFAEDAGTRDPSVDADWPREHAAASFTAALDDQARLVLAVEYAGAVVGHLMGSLAEPTAIRPVKAATLISVYVRPAHRSSGAGARMVEAFVQWAAERGAEHAEVTAYAANTDAIRFYERNGFAPQTVTLRRGL from the coding sequence ATGACCGAGCACACGGCTCAAGACCTGACAGTCACCGTCCGCCCCGCCCGCGCCGACGACCTACCGGGACTCGTCGCCTCCAGCACCGCCCTCTTCGCCGAGGACGCCGGCACCCGTGATCCGAGCGTCGACGCCGACTGGCCGCGCGAGCACGCGGCCGCGTCGTTCACGGCGGCGCTGGACGACCAGGCGCGCCTGGTACTGGCGGTCGAGTACGCCGGCGCGGTGGTCGGTCACCTGATGGGCTCCCTCGCCGAGCCCACCGCCATACGGCCGGTGAAGGCCGCCACCCTGATCAGCGTGTACGTCCGTCCCGCCCACCGGAGTTCGGGGGCCGGCGCGCGCATGGTGGAGGCCTTCGTCCAGTGGGCGGCCGAGCGGGGTGCCGAGCACGCCGAGGTGACCGCCTATGCGGCCAACACGGACGCGATACGTTTCTACGAGCGGAACGGCTTCGCGCCCCAGACGGTGACACTCCGCCGGGGGCTGTAG
- a CDS encoding DUF1304 domain-containing protein, with the protein METLANVLVGLVAALHLYILVMEMFLWQREQGRKFHGFDAEMARATAAMAANQGLYNGFLAAGLVWGLIAADPTGFRAQVFFLSCVIVAGVYGAVTANRRILFAQALPGAITLTAVLVAR; encoded by the coding sequence ATGGAGACCCTCGCGAACGTGCTGGTCGGCCTGGTGGCCGCGCTGCACCTTTACATCCTGGTGATGGAGATGTTCCTGTGGCAGCGCGAGCAGGGGCGCAAGTTCCATGGCTTCGACGCGGAGATGGCCCGCGCGACCGCCGCGATGGCCGCCAACCAGGGGCTCTACAACGGGTTCCTCGCGGCGGGTCTGGTCTGGGGCCTGATCGCCGCCGATCCGACCGGCTTCCGGGCGCAGGTCTTCTTCCTCTCCTGCGTGATCGTGGCGGGCGTCTACGGGGCCGTGACGGCGAACCGGCGCATCCTGTTCGCCCAGGCGCTGCCCGGTGCCATCACCCTCACCGCCGTCCTCGTCGCGCGGTGA
- a CDS encoding TetR/AcrR family transcriptional regulator translates to MTRGAPEDPRAARTRAKLREALLAECAEHPLAEIGVAALVRRAGVGRATFYVHYPDLESLAVDACADVVREAVDALHAWRGRPDPVIAPAALVEFFAALTPHTALYRALLAPGGGGPLGQVLHRDLRARSLAERELAGAADAPLVASAVAATFTGVLADWLHGRIEATSDEIAHQVWQLLVALHRSR, encoded by the coding sequence GTGACGCGCGGCGCGCCCGAGGACCCGCGGGCCGCCCGCACCCGGGCGAAGCTCCGTGAGGCCCTCCTCGCGGAGTGCGCCGAACACCCGCTGGCGGAGATCGGCGTCGCCGCGCTGGTACGTCGGGCGGGGGTCGGACGGGCCACCTTCTACGTCCACTACCCCGACCTGGAGTCGCTGGCCGTCGACGCCTGCGCCGATGTCGTACGGGAGGCCGTGGACGCCCTGCACGCCTGGCGCGGCCGGCCCGACCCGGTGATCGCCCCGGCCGCGCTGGTGGAGTTCTTCGCGGCGCTCACCCCGCACACCGCGCTGTACCGGGCTCTCCTGGCCCCGGGCGGCGGGGGTCCACTGGGCCAGGTGCTGCACCGGGATCTGCGCGCACGGAGCCTCGCGGAGCGCGAGCTCGCGGGCGCGGCGGACGCGCCCCTGGTCGCCTCGGCGGTGGCCGCCACCTTCACCGGGGTCCTCGCGGACTGGCTGCACGGCCGGATCGAGGCCACGTCGGACGAGATCGCCCACCAGGTGTGGCAGCTGTTGGTGGCGCTGCATCGGAGTCGGTAG
- a CDS encoding NAD(P)-dependent alcohol dehydrogenase, translating into MSITTRAAVVESGGAPFTLSDVELAEPAPTEALVRLVAAGLCHTDLGVASGGLPFPLPGVLGHEGAGVVEAVGSAVTGIEPGDHVVLSFTSCGGCRNCRDGHPAYCVAWLPLNLLGGRRADGTATISRDGAELGGHFFGQSSFAERALVDQRSLVKVDPEVPLESIAPLGCGVQTGVGAVWNVLKPGLGSTVLVLGAGAVGLSAVMAAALTPATRIIAVDRVGERLSLAKELGATHTINAGEADLGEAVAKITDGQGVDGIVETTGNVAVLRQGVDALAQRGTLVVVGAPPFGTEVALDVNGMLGGKRVVGLTLGDVETQTFIPALVDLVKAGRLPLHRLISTYPFADIDQAVRDMSAGKTIKPVLTFG; encoded by the coding sequence ATGTCCATCACCACCCGCGCCGCGGTCGTCGAGTCCGGCGGTGCGCCCTTCACCCTCTCCGACGTCGAACTGGCCGAGCCCGCGCCCACCGAGGCGCTCGTACGTCTGGTCGCGGCAGGCCTGTGCCACACGGACCTCGGAGTGGCGAGCGGCGGACTGCCCTTCCCTCTCCCGGGAGTTCTGGGGCACGAGGGCGCGGGCGTCGTCGAGGCGGTCGGCTCCGCCGTCACCGGCATCGAGCCCGGCGACCACGTCGTCCTGTCCTTCACCTCCTGCGGCGGCTGCCGCAACTGCCGTGACGGGCACCCCGCGTACTGCGTGGCCTGGCTGCCGCTGAACCTCCTCGGCGGTCGGCGGGCCGACGGCACCGCCACGATCAGCCGTGACGGCGCGGAACTCGGCGGCCACTTCTTCGGCCAGTCCTCGTTCGCCGAGCGGGCGTTGGTCGACCAGCGGAGCCTGGTCAAGGTCGACCCGGAGGTGCCTCTGGAGTCGATCGCCCCGCTGGGCTGCGGCGTCCAGACGGGCGTCGGCGCGGTCTGGAACGTGCTGAAGCCGGGCCTGGGCAGCACGGTCCTGGTCCTCGGCGCGGGCGCGGTAGGTCTCTCAGCGGTCATGGCGGCGGCACTCACCCCCGCGACCAGGATCATCGCCGTGGACCGGGTAGGTGAACGCCTGTCGCTGGCCAAGGAGTTGGGCGCCACCCACACGATCAACGCGGGTGAGGCGGACCTCGGGGAGGCCGTCGCGAAGATCACCGACGGTCAGGGTGTCGACGGCATCGTCGAGACCACCGGCAACGTCGCTGTCCTGCGCCAGGGTGTCGACGCGCTCGCCCAGCGGGGCACGCTCGTCGTGGTCGGCGCCCCGCCCTTCGGCACCGAAGTCGCCCTGGACGTCAACGGGATGCTCGGCGGTAAGCGCGTCGTGGGCCTCACCCTGGGCGACGTCGAGACGCAGACGTTCATCCCGGCCCTGGTCGACCTGGTGAAGGCGGGCCGCCTCCCGCTGCACCGCCTGATCAGCACCTACCCGTTCGCGGACATCGACCAGGCGGTACGGGACATGAGCGCGGGCAAGACGATCAAGCCGGTACTGACCTTCGGCTGA
- a CDS encoding aldehyde dehydrogenase family protein — MTTFEIEPGRLFIGGQWREAADGARTEVVDPSRGTVLTTVAEASAADVDAAVRAAREAFDSGPWAATTGRERGRILNRVAQLIRENADEIARLESLDVGKPISLCHAVDVTNAANDYEYFAALAFSLDGATRETGHNALAYTKREAIGVVAAITPFNFPLILAGSKLGPALAAGNTVVHKPADETPLSALYMAKLLQEAGVPDGVVNVVTGTGPVAGEALLRHNGVDKIAFTGSTAIGRHVASAAGEALKPVTMELGGNAAHIVFEDADVEKAVGAVIKGFVFNTGQFCMGGPRLLVARPVYETLIGILADAVPGVPVGDPRQPETVVGPMAGEKHLRKVEEYVALARKEGARIVCGGERLDLDGGYYYKPTVIADLANDSRVVQEEIFGPVLTVQPFDTEDEAVQLANSTPYGLASGVQTSNLARAHRVANRLQAGIVWVNDWAMLDPAIPFGGVKDSGFGREYGPEALASYTKVKSVVVSLD; from the coding sequence ATGACCACCTTCGAGATCGAACCCGGGCGACTGTTCATCGGAGGACAGTGGCGCGAGGCGGCGGACGGAGCACGTACCGAGGTGGTCGACCCGTCCCGGGGTACGGTCCTCACGACCGTCGCGGAAGCTTCCGCGGCCGACGTGGACGCGGCCGTGCGCGCCGCGCGGGAGGCCTTCGACAGCGGCCCGTGGGCCGCGACGACCGGACGCGAGCGCGGCCGGATTCTGAACCGCGTCGCCCAGCTCATCCGGGAGAACGCGGACGAGATCGCGAGGCTGGAGAGCCTCGACGTGGGCAAGCCGATCAGCCTGTGCCACGCCGTCGACGTGACCAACGCGGCCAACGACTACGAGTACTTCGCCGCCCTCGCCTTCTCCCTGGACGGCGCGACCCGCGAGACGGGCCACAACGCCCTCGCCTACACCAAGCGCGAGGCCATCGGCGTCGTCGCCGCGATCACGCCGTTCAACTTCCCGCTGATCCTGGCCGGCTCAAAGCTGGGCCCGGCGCTGGCCGCCGGCAACACGGTGGTGCACAAGCCCGCCGACGAGACCCCGCTCAGCGCCCTCTACATGGCCAAGCTGCTCCAGGAGGCGGGTGTCCCGGACGGCGTCGTCAATGTCGTCACCGGCACCGGTCCGGTGGCCGGCGAGGCGCTGCTGCGGCACAACGGCGTCGACAAGATCGCCTTCACCGGCTCCACCGCCATCGGACGCCATGTGGCGAGCGCCGCGGGCGAGGCTCTCAAGCCGGTCACGATGGAGCTTGGCGGCAACGCGGCGCACATCGTCTTCGAGGACGCCGACGTCGAGAAGGCGGTCGGCGCGGTCATCAAGGGCTTCGTCTTCAACACCGGCCAGTTCTGCATGGGCGGCCCGCGCCTGCTGGTCGCGCGCCCGGTGTACGAGACCCTGATCGGCATCCTCGCCGACGCGGTACCCGGGGTGCCGGTCGGCGACCCGCGGCAGCCCGAGACCGTGGTCGGACCGATGGCGGGCGAGAAGCATCTGCGCAAGGTCGAGGAGTACGTGGCGCTGGCCCGCAAGGAGGGCGCGCGGATCGTCTGCGGCGGCGAGCGGCTCGACCTGGACGGCGGCTACTACTACAAGCCGACAGTCATCGCCGACCTGGCCAACGACTCCCGAGTCGTCCAGGAGGAGATCTTCGGCCCGGTCCTCACCGTCCAGCCCTTCGACACCGAGGACGAGGCGGTCCAGCTCGCCAACTCCACGCCGTACGGCCTGGCTTCCGGCGTCCAGACCAGCAACCTGGCCCGCGCCCACCGGGTCGCGAACCGGCTCCAGGCGGGCATCGTCTGGGTCAACGACTGGGCGATGCTCGACCCCGCGATCCCCTTCGGCGGCGTGAAGGACTCCGGCTTCGGCCGCGAGTACGGTCCCGAAGCGCTCGCCTCGTACACCAAGGTGAAGTCCGTGGTCGTCTCGCTCGACTGA
- a CDS encoding MarR family winged helix-turn-helix transcriptional regulator, producing MVSTKAPPSLLYMVKQVELVVRSHLDELVRPAGITALQYTSLTVLERHDGLSAAQLARDSFVTAQSIADLVRSLENRGLVRRERNPRNRRELLILLTDDGRELLDRFTEPVRELEERMIRDLTSHQAEQFRQSLSKAWHALS from the coding sequence ATGGTCAGCACCAAGGCACCCCCCTCACTGCTCTACATGGTCAAGCAGGTGGAGCTCGTAGTGCGCTCCCATCTGGACGAGCTGGTGAGACCGGCCGGCATCACCGCACTCCAGTACACCTCGCTCACCGTCCTGGAGCGACACGACGGCCTCTCGGCGGCCCAGCTGGCCCGCGACTCGTTCGTCACCGCACAGTCCATCGCCGATCTCGTCCGGTCTCTCGAGAACCGCGGACTCGTGCGCCGCGAGCGCAATCCGCGCAATCGCCGAGAGCTGCTGATCCTGCTGACCGACGACGGCCGCGAACTGCTCGACCGCTTCACCGAGCCCGTGCGGGAGCTGGAGGAGCGGATGATCCGCGACCTCACGTCACACCAGGCCGAACAGTTCCGTCAGTCACTGTCAAAGGCCTGGCACGCCCTGTCGTAG
- a CDS encoding anti-sigma factor antagonist (This anti-anti-sigma factor, or anti-sigma factor antagonist, belongs to a family that includes characterized members SpoIIAA, RsbV, RsfA, and RsfB.), with protein MQQDSAPPTRHLRVHQDRGHTVLEFHGEIDIAAAVEIIPHLDAATGSPGARIVLDLTSVEFFDCSGLRLIYRARHRVLAHDGSLHLVCTHPLTLRVLKVTGLTRVLPPMASLDVALGLPEATSGTL; from the coding sequence GTGCAGCAGGATTCTGCGCCGCCCACCCGGCATCTGCGTGTCCACCAGGACCGCGGCCACACGGTGCTGGAGTTCCACGGCGAGATCGACATCGCCGCGGCCGTCGAGATCATCCCGCATCTGGACGCGGCGACCGGGAGCCCGGGCGCCCGGATCGTGCTCGACCTGACTAGTGTCGAGTTCTTCGACTGTTCCGGGCTGCGCCTGATCTACCGGGCCCGGCACCGGGTGCTCGCCCACGACGGCAGCCTCCACCTGGTCTGCACGCATCCGCTCACACTGCGCGTCCTCAAGGTCACCGGCCTGACCCGGGTGCTGCCGCCGATGGCGTCGCTGGACGTGGCCCTGGGGCTGCCCGAGGCCACGTCCGGCACGTTATGA